From the genome of Glycine soja cultivar W05 chromosome 14, ASM419377v2, whole genome shotgun sequence:
CCAatgatgtattaaaaaaaattgtaatcagccaaatattttttgtagttaTTTAGTGAAGTTATAACTTGAACATATCCTCCAATTCAATTCTCTTAGTAATTTTAAAGaaccaaaataaatttcaaaaataagatgaaggataaaagtatattttaactaaaattacaatatacaaatattttataattattgcttttattttttatattttaaaacttaatgcgttaaaatttgtatatattaattattatattatatttttatttttatttaaaaattataaaaaaaaatggtgttaAACTCCTAACAAGTAGGTATTATcagttttcttaaataaaaaaaacgtaAACTTGTAAAAAAGCAATGACAACTTTCTATTAGGCGCTTTCTAATTATACGTAAATtggtaattatattttatattgttttgatAACTATTATTTTAGTATCATCTTAGAAAGAAAAACCCTATAGTTGTACTTGTACATCACACTCCGAAATTTGTGCGTTTTCTATTTTCCAAAGATTCATCATTCAACTCCAGTAATTTCATGGTCATTTTTACTGTTGTAACCGAAAAGATACACAGGTCATTTCTCATGTGACTATTTGCTGCTACATATTATCATAAAACAAGCGTTACAACTCACAAAAAACACGGCCATTTTCtagataactaaaaaaatatataccaaaAAATCACAAACTAATCTATAATGCCCGCCTTTCttgtatataataaattgattgCCAAGAAATATTCAATGCATTTGCTACTTTCAAATTCTAAGACAAGAGTTGGTACACCTTCAAATGgtgaataaattttatttgggaAGCATTCATCAAGATTTAGCTTTTTCCCCCATATAAGGAACACAATACTATTCAATTTTTCAGACAAATAAACTTGTTGGActtgtattttattaaaaatagaaaccacaaaaaaaatgtatgagatCAACTAATCGGTTTATGATACATAAGAACATTGCATGGAAGATTTGAGTCACCTGACCTGGTTTGATTACTATACAGACAAACTTGAACCACaactaaattaaagaaaatgtaTTCTACCAAGAAGGAATTTCCTCAACACCTTGCATCTTTGACTAAAAATGAAATACTGGTCAAACCAAGGATCATTTTGCAGTTTTTGAGTGTTTGATTAGCCAGTCAATGACTACATCTAAGTTTACAGAATCCTTGCATGAAATCATATAGCAGCAGACCTCTCTGTCTTTAATTGACTCAAGTCCTCTGAAATCACCCAAGGAGAAAATCATAAAGCATCAAGacaaatttcaataataaaaaaaagaagatgatATAAGGCAATATTGATTTCTAGAACTCACAGCTGATCTACCAATGCTTGCTTAGAAAGAGCTTCTGACTTGTCAATTTTGTTTCCAAGAACAAGCAAAGGAATCCCACTCAAAGAAGGTTTTGTCAATAGATCATGTAACTCACTTCGAGATATTGGAACACTGTCTCTATCAGCGGCATCTACAACATATCTGTCTTTGCATCCATcaatgaaaagaacaaaagtGTAAAAACATGGAGAATGGACACTTCCAATAACTTGAAAGAGCTATACATAATAACACTCTACAAGATGAAGCATGCATGACCAACCTTCCATTAGATCATCAGAAACGATAGATAAAACCAAGCATTAAGTTCTTTGAGTTTGAAACATAAACAGGAAAAGACAACAGTATAAAAAATGCCTTTGGGGTCAGTATCCTGTATTATAGGTTGTTAGAGATCTAAGAAATATAAATGACAATATCCATATGCCTTCAAGGATGAGTGAAACATCATATGGCATTAGAGCCTCTTCCATGAGGAAGCCAGGAGTTCAGTTCTTAATACTTCCATCTTATATCAAATTATGCTTCAGCATATGTAGttgtgaaataaaatttgttccACTTAAATCCCAAAGTCTATTTGCATGAGGGTCCATATTAGAGatctaaataaaaattgttcCTGAGTATTTTCTTGATAGCTTAAATAAACTTAAAGGATAGTTAGTCATTGCAATAGGTAATCATTTTAAGAGTAGGCTTCActaacattttccttttctccGAATTCCTAAAAAGATCTTAGGAGGTCTTTGTGTTTCAAGGTATATGACATTTCTAGAAAGAATATGCTTATGAATGTTTGGCTAGCATTTAAcatttttgaaaatgttttgcaaaattcaaatgatggGATAAAGACTGTGGTAGAAGTTGGAGTGGTAGTGCCACAAAGGTTGGATGACATGATAGCTTAGGAAAGGGAAAGCAACATAGCCATCCAGCCATCCCTCATCatgggaatgaaaaaaaaaaaaaaaaagccaagaCTTAGGAATGTGCCACTTGCCAGGGAATTAATAATGCCcaggaattttaaaaaaaaaaaatcataacatgaaaatattatattccCAAGTTCACTTTCCCAAAAATAACTTACTATTTCTTCAAACAAATGCACAGTTAGGGAAAGAATAAAGGTATCATTTACATTGTTGATTATTCTAGACTTCTCCAAAGAACCAGAAAAAACCCTCTAATAGTATGAGGTATCTTAAGTAAAATGGGATGAAATGGAACTCTATTTACAAAAACCTCCATAATGCAGACAATTTCCTGTTTGGAGTCTAAAAActaaaaggttaaaaaaaagaaaagagatagcATATAAAACCTAAAAATCACAAGTCAGTATTTGTTTAGCTCAAACTTATTTTGGATAATCAGTTTTTTGCCAGCTTCTTGAGAGAACTTTTGAGGGGTAAAAACCATTATCCTTAAAACGCTATACCCTATACTCAAATATCCTATTAGTCTAACACTATAGGCAACTTTTGATTCAAAgccaaaacataaaaaacacaATGAAAGACATGCATGTGTGTGAATGTATATACATATGCTTGCCCTCACAAATATATATCTGAAAGAGAGAGCAGTAAGAGAGACAATACACAATAGCAGAGACACCACGACAGTATCGCTCCCACATTGACCGGAACCTCCTCTGTCCCCCAAGGTCCCAAAGCTTTATTGTGACATTTCCCTTAGTCACTTTTCTCATGTTGAACCCAACCTGCGTTTAACACCaagaattatatttcaattacaAAGGCAAACATGCTCACAATCATCAAATATgcaacaattcaagattcaatcaaAAAGCAAAGCTAGATACACACAGTTGGAATCATGTCCTCACTGTAGCCCCCAGTCTGCaggtaaacaaaaaaaccaaacatcaatgtaaTGTCAAAACAAGGCCATGAGAGCAATAACAGTAATAACAGAAATTGAATTTCAGGgtttaatttctaaattgaGTCAAAATTGCAATGCTGCAGCAACTCACAGCAATTGCATTGACAAGAGAAGTCTTGCCAGCATTCTGAAGGCCAACAAGTGAAAGTTCCATCTCCTGTTTAAAAAACAAGCTGACACAAACAACAAACAGAAAGTCACAATCCTCAACTTAAAAGGAACCCTTAAAATCAAATAACCTAGGCTCAACTTTTAAGGCTTTCCTGAATCTCGATGAATAAAGCATATCCCAAAAGTTGGGATGAAATTCGAGAGATAATAATATTGggaaaaaaagtacaaaaaaataGTAGTATTGCGGAGAAGAGGTTTACCTGCGGAGCCAATTGAGGAAGGAATCCCAGAGACCCATTGTGTGTGAATcgaagaaagagaaagatgagGGAACAAGAAACTTCGCGGACCAACAAAGGGTAAATAGAATAGAATTTGAAGGAAGAAAGGATTGGAATCTAAGATGGAAATACGAGGTATCTTTCTTTCATATAATAACACCTGTTTCAAACTCTCCTCCACTTTACTCTACATACTGTTCAAGTTTCGCCCCATttttaaattgaagaaaaaaaattgatcaaattaactttttaaaagataaagaactaaaattaatataaaaaaataagataaatgatcaaattaattattttttttaaaataaattactaaactaaataaaaaataaaataaatcatcaaatagattatttatcctaaaatatacaaatgatccataacttctttttttcagGCTAGCATATACCATTAAGTTAAGTGTTCCATTTTGGACCATGTTTTATTCACCGTGGATTTATTAGTATAGTATTGAAAGTTGGAGATTGATTACCAAAAACAATTTTAAccagtttaaaataatttaaggaaGATATTGAATTATATCTATTTTGCATCgatgtattaattttattgaccAATTTCAACGTTAGAGGCATTAGGTGCTTATGGTGTCGTGAAAGTGATCATCTTTTAGGAAATATTTCAATGTTTCCGCAAATAAATACTATCTCCAAACAAAACAAATCAGAATCTTCAATCTCGTATGGATCAAAGACAAAGTGAGAAGATGCATGGCTTCGTGAGTACAAGTGTTTTGCGTgtgaaaaaagatttttttttttttttttttgcataaccATGAACATGGAGCTTTTCTGAAAAAGATATTGACACAGAATCATTGCACAATCCCAATCCTAAtccaaaaaatgtgaaaaaagagAACTTTGGTCCAACAACTTATATAATTTCCAGATTCAATAAatcaaaagagaagaaaagagcaTATACTCCTTCTAAGATTGCATTTTCAGATTCTCTAGCACTACCATAGTGTGTGGTTTTTTAAGAGACGGAAAGTGGCAACATAGACACTATCTTGTAGTGTGTCGGAGCCTCTGTGTCTTGCCACCTCTTCCATTCTACGTACactccatttttttaattaactattaatacaagttacttttttaaagtaataaaattagttatgatataaattacttttttaaaattgaaattaaattgataaagagaaaatttatcattttatgattaaaatttaattattatatttattacctttgataatagaaatttaattaattatgatattaatttgtatcgtaattagttttattaaaattaaaaaatgtaacttatatcatcattaattcaaatttaaataaaaagctaATTTATATAACAATTTCATTACTGTTAAAAAAAGGTAATGTGTTATCGTTTTATAAAGTATACAACGAAAGCGTATTTTcctcatgtattttttttcatctctctTATATAATGGAAACAGCTTTTCATTGTGTATTTTTAAGGGAATGTGTCTCCATGAAAAGGTTATTtctggaaaaataaaatttaaaacacatgtatgggtgtaaatagcaaattAGGGAAATTAGAATAGCAATTCCTTACTCCGCGAGGCCTAAATAAATGGGCTcgaattagaaattttagttgcACAGTATGTCGCTTCccattttgttgtttgtttaagtcttttattattattattattattagggaAAAACAAGAATTTCGTGTCtaacttttttcatattttaaataaaaaataaaaaataataaattttagtgagTGATTTGTGAAGGTTATTATATCTATATCATCATATAAAGGAAAGGCCAATTTTTGTGTCTATCTTTACTTTCCACTTTTATTAAGTTCATTCTACCctttaatacttaaaaaaaaaattgtaattacgTACTATGTACTGTGGGACTCATGTCTTTTTCTGAAGATAAAATAATTGGGTTTAAAGTTTGAtatattcttatattataaatttgtaattttctaataaaatttttgtttggaAGTCAACAATAGAATCCTAATTATGT
Proteins encoded in this window:
- the LOC114383590 gene encoding ADP-ribosylation factor-like protein 8c; the protein is MGLWDSFLNWLRSLFFKQEMELSLVGLQNAGKTSLVNAIATGGYSEDMIPTVGFNMRKVTKGNVTIKLWDLGGQRRFRSMWERYCRGVSAIVYVVDAADRDSVPISRSELHDLLTKPSLSGIPLLVLGNKIDKSEALSKQALVDQLGLESIKDREVCCYMISCKDSVNLDVVIDWLIKHSKTAK